A single window of Fischerella sp. PCC 9605 DNA harbors:
- a CDS encoding D-alanyl-D-alanine carboxypeptidase family protein — protein sequence MKVIFKRTIFLTIIALIVFTLVASSGTRHHILSQYNQNSDNCVIVDSLGDRKQSSQRCTNIPKNITSSTTYFNSERKLTGKLRFLAAITDKLLTIPQSGTYEYTLLRAYGAAFVNQDPEIKLPTKVIFNNEQETQDFQATLTMAKVNDSYDCYLQKAAADALNRAKAQVIIPLKSGYGDSDCTRSFTTTVRFWRKYANDITLARVRQGEETKILGTVAPPGSSQHLWGIAIDLRVSNEVQKQALNRNGWFRTVENDIPHWTYVGYPPEKLSEFGFKNKVVSGVSYWLTPL from the coding sequence ATGAAAGTAATTTTTAAAAGGACGATTTTTTTAACAATTATCGCCTTGATTGTTTTTACCTTAGTGGCTAGTAGCGGAACTAGACACCACATATTGAGTCAATATAACCAAAACTCAGATAATTGCGTTATTGTTGATTCATTAGGCGATCGCAAACAATCATCTCAAAGATGTACAAATATACCTAAAAATATCACGAGTTCTACTACATATTTTAATTCTGAACGAAAATTGACGGGCAAGCTACGTTTTTTGGCAGCGATTACAGATAAGTTACTAACTATCCCTCAATCTGGTACTTATGAATATACTTTATTGCGTGCCTATGGTGCTGCTTTTGTAAATCAAGACCCAGAAATAAAACTGCCAACAAAAGTGATTTTTAATAACGAACAAGAAACACAAGATTTTCAAGCTACCTTGACGATGGCTAAAGTAAATGATAGCTACGACTGTTATTTACAAAAAGCCGCAGCCGATGCTTTAAATAGAGCAAAAGCACAAGTGATAATCCCTTTAAAATCTGGTTATGGTGATAGTGACTGTACTCGTAGTTTTACCACAACTGTCAGGTTTTGGAGAAAATACGCTAACGATATAACTTTGGCGAGAGTACGACAGGGTGAAGAAACAAAAATTCTTGGTACAGTCGCACCTCCTGGTAGTTCACAACATCTTTGGGGAATAGCAATTGATTTAAGAGTATCAAATGAAGTGCAAAAACAGGCTTTAAATCGAAATGGTTGGTTTCGGACGGTAGAAAATGATATACCCCATTGGACTTATGTCGGTTATCCACCAGAGAAATTGAGTGAATTTGGGTTTAAAAATAAAGTGGTTAGTGGGGTTAGCTATTGGCTGACTCCTTTGTAA